The Usitatibacter rugosus genome segment GGTGAACGTCCTCTACTACTGGCGCAAGGCCTACGGCGAGGTCGCCCAGACCGACCTCACCACGTTCGCGTCGCGCGGCACGATGGTGAAGGAGATCGAGGACCTGCAGCTCCAGGTGCGCAACCTCGAGCGCCTGCTCGGCAAGCGCACGCTCGAAGTCGCGCTGCTGCGGGAGCGCCTCGGCAAGTTCGATGACGAAGCGGAAAGCTAAGCGCGCCGCGCCGGCCAAGGCCGCGAAGAAGCGCAAGGCTCCGCGGCGCACGCCTGCGGCGTCCGTGGCACCGCGTTTCGTCCACCTGGGCGACCGGCTGCTCGCCCTGGAGCGGCTGAGGGCGGGGCTTGCCACGCTGACCCAGACCGCGGAGAGCCTCGGCGTGAGCACGGCCGAGCTCCGCAAATGGCAGTTCGAGCATTCCCGCGAGCGCTTCGTGAACCTGGCCGACCTGAGGCCGGGGCAGGGGCCCCTCCTGCAGCGCCTGCGGGCCCGGGCGAGGCGCCTGGCAGGCCTGATCGCGGCCTCCGAGCGCGAGCTTCGCGCTTTGCAACAGGAACTTCATGGTTCGGTTACCACACCGTCACGGCCTGTTGCAAGACCCCGCCATAATTCCAAATAAGTTGACGTAAACTAAGCGTCACACTGCTGTAACGTTGCTAGACTGCAACCCCGTGATGACATATTTGGTGAATTCGTTGACGCGTTATCACACGGTTCATTAACGTTCGGCACGCTCTATAAAAGAAAGGGAATTTATCCATGAATTGCAAAGCAAGAGCTGTCAGTCAGGCTGTACTGCGCGCATTGGGCGCCGGTGCCGCCACCACCCTGCTGGCCGTACCGGCCTACGCCCAGCAAACCCAGAAGATCGAGAAGATCGAAGTCACGGGCTCGAACATCAAGCGGATCGAAGGGGAATCCGCCCTGCCCGTAACGGTCATCTCCCGGGACGACATCCAGAAGTCCGGCGTCACCACCGCTGCCGAGCTGCTGGACAAGGTCTCCGCCACCAACGCCGGGGGATACAACATCTCCAAGGGCGTGGGTGACTCCGGCACGCCGGGCCTGTCCGCCGTATCGCTGCGCGGCCTGGGCAACACGAACACCCTCATCCTCCTGAACGGTCGTCGCCTCTCCAACTACGCCTTCAACTCGGCGGGCGGCGGCACGGTCAACCTGAACCAGATCCCGCTGGCTGCCGTCGAGCGCGTCGAAGTGCTGAAGGACGGCGCCTCGGCCATCTACGGCACGGACGCCATCGGCGGCGTGATCAACTTCATCCTGCGCAAGGACTACACGGGCATCGAGCTCGACGCCTACGGCACGATGACGGAGCAGGGCGGTGGCAACACCCGCCGCTACTCCGGCACGGTCGGCTTCGGCGACATCAACAAGGACCGCTTCAACGTCCTCGCCTCGCTCGGCTACCAGAAAGACACGCCCCTCAAGGCGAGCCAGCGTCCGCAGTTCGCCGGCACCGCCATCCGCCCGGACCTCGGCTTCGCCCAGACCTCCGGCAACGTGTTCCCCGCCAACTTCACCATCGCCGGCGTGGGCACGTACAACCTGACGGCGCGTAACGGCTGTATCCCGGCCGCGGGCTCGTACAACGTCAACGCCGCCACCGGCGCCCCGACGCCGAACGGCAACACCTGCCGTTATGACTTCACGTCGGTGCTGGACATCTTCCCGCCGTCCGAGCGGAAGAGCGCGTTCGTCCGCGGCGCGTGGCAGTTCGCGAACGACCACCAGGCCTTCGTCGAGTACATGTATTCGGAAAATGAAGTGACGTTCGCTTCGTCCGAGACCCCGATCAACGACTTCCTGGGCAACGGCGCGATGCTGTACCCGGTCGGCGGCCGCTACTACCCGGCCCCGTTCGTCGCGGGCAACGGCACGACGGTCACCCCGACGGGCGCCCTGTCGCTCGCCTGGCGCGGCAAGCAGAACGGCCTGCGCACGAACCGTGCGGAGTCCAAGGAAGATCGCCTCGTCGCCGGCCTGCAGGGCGTGCTCTTCGGCTGGGACTACAACACGGCGTACACGTCGGCCACTTCCAAGGTCACCGACAACTACATCGACGGCTGGATGAGCGAGATCCGCACCCGCCAGGTCATCGCGACGGGCAACGTCGACGTGTTCTCGGGCAACCCGCAGGATGCCGCCGGCCAGGCGCTGCTCGACTCGGCCAAGATCCTGCAGCAGGTTCGCAACGCCGAATCCAAGACCACCGGCTTCGACGGCAAGATCTCGAAGGACCTCTTCGAGATGGCCAGCGGCCCGTTCTCCCTGGCGGTCGGCTTCGACTTCCGCAAGGAAGAGATCGACGATCACCCGGCTGACGTGCTGTCGTCCGGCGACGTGCTCGGCGGCGGCGGCAACCAGCCGGCGTGGAGCACCGATCGCGACGTGACGGCGCTGTTCGCCGAGGTGAACATCCCGCTGATGAAGAACCTGGAGTTGACGGGCGCGATCCGCTACGACGACTACAGCGACTTCGGCAGCACCACGAACCCGAAGGTGGGCCTGCGCTGGACGCCGCTCAAGAACACGCTGGTGCGTGCCACGTACAGCACGGGCTTCCGGGCCCCGACGCTGGCCGACATCCACCTGCCGCGCTTCTTCTCGAACACGGCCGACGTGCACAGCGACCCGCTGCGTTGCGCGAACAGCGTTCCGCGCGGCAACTACGTGAACGAAGGCCTGGAGTGCGACGCGCAGTTCCAGAACCAGCTCGGCGGCAACTCCGCGCTGACGCCGGAAAAATCGAAGCAGTGGACCATCGGCGTGATCTATGAGCCGACGGCCAACTCCTCGGTCGGCGCCGACTTCTTCTCGATCCATCGCCGCAACTCCCTGGGTGCCGTGTCCGATACGCGTCTGTTCGACGTGCTCGGCGCGCAAGACCCGCTGAACGCCGGTGGCCGCTTCGTCCGGGGCAACCGCCTCGCCGACGGCAGCTGCTCGACGGACCAGCCGGGCCTCCCGACGCCTGCGAACGTGCCCTGCGGCATCAACTACGTCGTGCAGGTGCAGGAGAACCTCGGCAAGTACACCGTCACCGGTGTCGACCTGAGCGGTTCGCTGCGCTTCCCGGCCCAGAGCTGGGGCCAGGTCTCGCTGCGCGGCGAAGGCACGTACATCTACCGCTATCGCTACCAGTACGCGATCGACGGCGAGTACATCGACAACGTCGGTTCCTTCCAGGGTGAGAACGGTGCCGTGCCGCGTTGGCGCCATTACATCACCGCCAACTGGCGTTCCGGCCCGTGGGGCGCGACGGTCGGCCAGCAGTTCGTCCTCGGGTACAAGGACAACAGCGGCGATCGCCGTGTCGGCAGCTACGAAGTGTGGGACGTGCAAGGTACGTGGGATGGATGGCGTGGCCTCGGCGTCGTGCTGGGTGTCCGCAACGTCCTCGACCGCGACCCGCCGGCTTCGGATCAAGGCCAGACCTTCCAGGTCGGCTACGATCCGCAGATCGCCGACGCGCACGGCCGTACGTACTACCTGGGCCTGAAGTACAAGTTCCGCTAACCGCCCGGTAGCCAGCAGCATCGACGGGGCTCCTTCGGGAGCCCCGTTTTCATTCCGGCAGAATGTCGGTTTGGCGCACGATTCCCGATGCTTCGCACCACGTTCCGATCGCTGAGCGGCTTCAACTATCGCCTGTGGGCCGCGGGCGCGCTGGTGTCGAACGTCGGCACGTGGATGCAGCGCACGGCGCAGGACTGGATCGTCTACACGGAGCTCACGCGCCACGACGCGACGGCGGTGGGCTTCGCGATGGCGCTGCAGTTCGGTCCCTCGCTCTTCCTGCTGCCTTTCACCGGCTATATCGCGGACCATTTCGACCGCCGCCGCGTGCTGCTGGTGACCCAGGCGCTGCAGGCCACGCTGGCGCTCGGGCTCGGCGTCCTCACGCTCAGCGGGCACATCGAGCTCTGGCACGTGTATCTCTTCGCGCTGATGCTGGGATGCGTCACGGCGTTCGATGCGCCGGTGCGCCAGACCTTCGTCGCCGACCTCGTCTCCGACGCCAACCTCTCCAATGCCGTCGCGCTCAATTCAACGTCCTACCAGCTGGCGCGCATGTTGGGCCCGGCGCTCGCGGGACTGCTGATCGCGGCGATCGGCACGGGTTGGTTGTTCATCCTCAACTTCGCCACCTTCGGTGCCGTCATCGGCTCGCTCGTGGCGATGCGCGTGGCGGAGCTGCATCGCCTCGAGCGCGCGGAGCGCAAGCCGGGGAGCGTGGGGGAGGGCTTCCGCTACGTGCTGGGGCGCGCGGACCTGATGGCGGTGATGTCGATGCTGTTCCTGGTCGCCACGTTCGTGATGAATTTCGCCGTGTATGTGTCGACCATGGCGGTCACCGTCTTCGGCACGGGCTCCGGCGGCTTCGGCCTCTTGAGCTCGATGCTCGCCATCGGCTCGGTCACCGGCGCGCTCGCATCCGCGCGCCGCGAGAAGCCCCGGGCCATCCTGCTCGTCGCGAGCGGTTTCTTCATGGCGGTGCTGTTCACCGTCGCCGCGTTGATGCCGACCTATCTCTCCTTCGGCATCGCGCTCATGGCGCTGGGCTGGTCCCTGCAGACCTTCATGACGACGGCCAACAGCACGGTGCAGCTCTCGACGGACCCGGCGATGCGAGGCCGCGTGATGGCCATCTACATGAGCATCGTGAACGGCTGCACGCTGTTCGGCGCTCCGTTCGTGGGCTGGGTGGCGAATCGCCACGGTGCGCGCTGGTCGCTGATGGTCGGCGCCACAGCGGGCTTGCTGGCTGCCGTGGTGGGCATCCGGTACCTGGTGCGCCATCGCGGCCTGCACGTGAAGCGCGAGGGTCTACGCCTGCGGTTCCTCCTGGCGGACGCGGAGGTCCCGAAAGCGTAGCTCCCAGAGCTGCTCGCGATGCTCGTCGCCCCAGGTGCGGTCGATGCGTTCCTCGAGGATCCGGAAGCCGAACTTGCGATACAGGTGCGACGAGGCCTCGAGGCCCGCGACGGTCGTGAGCCACACCGCAGGATCGCCGCGGCATTCCGACCAGGCGATCGCACGCTCGAGCAACGCGTGTCCCAATCCATGGCCGCGCGCCGCATCGCTGGCAATGAGGAAGCGCAGCCGCGCGCCGGGGCGTTCGGCGGGTCTCGCGTCCATCACGAGGCCGGCGAGGAATTCATCGCCGGCCCACGCGCTGAAGGCCGTGACGTCATCGCGTGCGCCGAAATGGCGGGCGATCTCGCCGAGCTGCTCGGCACAGAGCGCCTCGAAGACGGGCGACCAGCCCAGGCCGCCCACGTAGTGGGTGCCGTGCAAGCGGACCAGCTCGCCGACGAGGCCGGGGGCTGGGCCGGTGATCCAGCGAGGGGCTTGGGCGGGCTCCATGGAGCGGAAAATAGCACACCCGGAAGCCGCATAATTTGTATTATGTCAATGTGTGGAGCCCGCAGAAAACAACGGATTACCCGGTGGCCCCCCTGTTTTTCGCGCCAAGTGTCTCCACCTACAACCTTCCCCTCTCGCGGACACCTGCAAATGACTGAAACTCTCCAATGCCTGAAGAAGCACGGCCAGCGCTTGGACCTCGAGATCGCCAAGGAAATGCGCGTGCCCCTTGCAACCGTGAGGGCCCATCTCACCGCCCTGGCCGATCGCCGCGAAGCGGTCGTCTGCAAGACGATCCAGTTCGAGAACGGGCGGCCGTTCGAAGCGTGGCAAGGCCGCGTTTCGGGTTACGTGCCGCCGCCGACGCCCGGCCGGAAGCCGAAGTCGAAGGCATAGCGAAGCCGAAAAAAAAGCCGCGGGCCTCAGCCCGCGGCTTTGTTCAGCAAGACCGCCCTAGAACGACTTCCGCAGCGTCACGCCGACGGTGCGAGGCTGGTTGGTCGTGTATCCCAGCCGCGCGCGCCCGCCCCGTTCCCGGTCGAACGAGAGCAGCGCCCGCTCGTCGGTCAGGTTGTTGACGTAGACGATCGCCGAGAAGCCGCGCGAGAATTCCATCCCCGCGCTCAGGTTGACCAGGTTGTACTTGGGCAACTCGAGGTCGAGCGTCGTGGACGCGGTCGCGGGTGCTCCCAGGAAAGGCAGGCCGTGCACGAACGTGCGCGGATTGTTCTCCTGGTCCGAGGGCTGCGTGAAGCGGCTGCCGATGTATTGGTAGGACGCCGTGACATAGGACTCGCGACCGGCCAGGTTGAAGTTGTACGTGAGGCTGGCCGTGAACTGCACCTTCGGCACGGACGGCAGGCGGTTGCCTTCGCGAATGCCACCGATGACGGCCCCGGTGCCGTCCGTGACGGTCGAATCGAATTCCGCATTCACCGCGGAGCCCGCGAAACCCACCTCCCAGCTGTCGTTCGGCCTGAACACCAACTCCGCCTCGACGCCGGTCGTGTGTGCCTTGGGCACGTTGAACACCACGCGCGAAGAGCACGACCCGGCATCCAGCGTGACCTGCAGGTTCTCCATCTGCGTATGGAAAACGGCCGCGTTGAAGGTCATCCCCGGCTTCTGCATCTTCACGCCGACCTCGTAGTTCCACAGCGATTCGTCCTCGAAGCGCTGGTAGCCCCCGAAGATGGCGCGGTCCTGGGCCGTGCACAGCGGGATGTTGAGCGGATCGTTGACGCCGCCGAGGCGGAAACCCTTCGAGGCCTGGGCATTCCACGTCACGCCCGGCGCCATCCGGTACGCCAGCAGGAAGCGGGGGTTGAAGCCGTCCGATTTCGTCTCGTCGGACTGGTTGTCGCCGTTGGCGAACAAGCCGCCGGACCTGAAGGTGCGCTCTTCCTTGTAGTCGTAGTAGCGAAGTCCGGCCGTACCCGTGAGCTGGCTGGTCAGGTCGTAGCTGAATTCGCCGAACAGCGCCGCCTGCTTCAGGTTGTAGATGATGTCGGCGTTGTAGGGCGAATTCGCGGGGAAGCCGTTGGCCACCCCCGCCGACGTTCCGGCGCCGAGCGTCGCGTCGGTTGCCGTGTCGTAGCCCGGAGTCGGAAGGCGCTGGGCATATTTGCGATCGGCATCGGCGTAGAAGGCACCGACCAGCCATTGGAACGGGCCAGGGGCCTTCGAGCTCAAGCGCAATTCCTGCGTGAAGCCCTTGAAGTCGGTGGTGTCGTTGAGGCGCGAGGGCAGCAGCACGCCGGCCGTCGGAAAGCCGAGATCGACCGACACCGAACCGGTCAGCGCGCTGGCATCGCGGCTCACCAGGACGTCGCGATCGGTATAGGTGGTCACCGAGGTCAGGTCGAAACTGCCGAAGCCGACCTTGGCCACCAGGTCCGCGATCGTCGTCTTGTCCTCGAACTTCTCGCGCTGCAGCAGGTATTGCTGGTCCTCCCCGAACGTGGTCGGCGGTACCGTGGTCGTGTACGGGTTCGCGTAGAGGTTGTAGTTCTCCTGGCGGTTGAACCCGTCGTAGGTCGACTTCTGGTAGACGATGCGCGGCTGGATCGTCACGTCCCGGCTGGGCTGGAAAGTGAAGCTCAAGCGGCCGCCTACGCGGTCACCCTCGTTGACGTCCTTGCCGCTGGCCGGACCCAGGGCGTCGGCCCAACCGCCGAAGCGCGTGGCAAAACCGACAATGCGCATCGCCGCAGCGTCGCCCATCGGTACGTTCAGCGCCCCTTTCACGCTGCCGCCGGCGCTGCCGCCGGAGATCGTATTGGCATTGACCTCGACCACGCCTTCGTTGACGCGCAGCCGCGCCTCATTGGTGATGTAGCGGATCGTCCCGCCGATGTTGCCGGAGCCGTAGAGCGTGCCTTGCGGGCCGCGCAGCGTCTCGACGCGGTTCAGGTCGAACAGGTCGAGGTCCGGCGTGAAGAGCGACATGGAGATCGCCGTCTCATCGAGGTAGACACCCACCTGCTCCTTGACGCCGGGCTGGTCGCGGACGATCTGCCCCGAGGAAACGCCGCGGATCGACACCTGGCTCTGCCCGGGACCGAGGTTCTGGATGGCCACACCCGCGATATTGCGCGAGAGGTCCTCGAGCGTCTGCGAGCCGGATCGCCGGATGTCTTCTTCGGTCTGCGCGTTGATCGAGAACGGCACGTCCTGCAGGGAAGTCTCGCGCTTGGTCGCGGTGACGGTGATGCGATCCTGCTTTTCGACCTTCTCGCCCTCGGCCTTGGGCGGTGGCGGCGTTTGCTGGGCCGAGGCATGGCCCGCAACTCCAATCGCCAGACTGCAAGGGAATGCCAGCAATACCGCCCTACTGATCGGACGCAGTTTCATGGTGAACGTGTCTCCCCGGATAATTGTTGGATTTCTTCAGGACCGCGAAAGAAATCCTACTCCTAGGAAACCGTTCAGGCGATGGTGGGGGGCAAATACCGGAGTTGACGCGAGGCGGCGATGAAAGTGGGCCGCCGAGCGGAACGTGAATCAGCCCCCTTCGCCGAAGAATCGGGCGAGGATGGGCGCCAGGGCTTTCGCGCTCACGTCATGGGCCTGGCCTTCGACGGTACGGCGCTGGGCCTTGGGAATGGCCTTGGCGATCTTGTCTGCCGTCGGACGCATGAAGGGCATGGCCTCCTGGCTGGCGCTGCCGTCCATCACCAACGTCACCGCCTTGATCTTCGCCGCCCTCGCAACCGGTACGGCGCGATCGTCACCGAGTACGGCGTTGTCGTACGCAAGCGTGGGCGCCATCGCCTCCATCTGCGGCCACGCCGGTGATGCCTTCATCTTCGCGATGGCTTCATCGGGCGCGCCGACAAATTTCATGAACTGCGCCACGGCATCGGCGCGACGTCCCGCGGCCAGCGTTGCATCGAGGCTCGACCTGAACGCCCTCCACTCCCGCGCGGCGCCTTCGGCCTCGCTGTAAGGCGCTTCGTAGATCGCGAGCTTCTTGACCTTGCCGCCCAGCGAGGACGTTGCTTCGAGCGCGAGCGCCGCTCCCGAAGACTTGCCATAGACCAACGCGGAACCTCCCGCCGCGTCGATAACGGCTTCGAGGTCTTCGATCTCGCGCTTCACCGAGTAGGGCTTGTTGTCGCCGCTATCACCGCGCCCCCGCCGGTCATAGCTGTACACGGTGAAGTTGGGTGCCAACAACTGGGCCAGCTCCGCCCCGCCCGCTCGCGTGGCCAACGCGCCATTCACAACGATAAGCGTGGGGCCCGTGCCGACCTTGTCATAGGCAATGCGTGTCCCGTCCTTCGACGTGACGTGCATTGCTTTTCCCTTTTCGTTGCCCTGCCCCGGACCCTGGCCGTGTGCGACAACAGAAAGTGCCAGGAGTCCGGAGAAACAGGCCGTTCGAAACAGCCTATGCATCAGGCTTCCGGGCCGCTCGCCGGCGTCGGCGTCGGTTGCGGCTCGGACTTCTCCGGCTGCTCGGGCGCGGGCGTCGGGGCCGGCGCGGGGCTGGGAGCGTCGTTCACGACCGGCGCGGGCTCGGTGGGCGTGCTCGTCGGCGTGCTGGGAACCGAAGGTTCCGGCGCGCTGCGGCTGGTGCCGGTTCGCGCGGGTGCCTTCGCGGCTTTCGCGGGCTCCGCCTTCGGCGTCGCGCCCTCGGTGATCGCCGGCGGGGTGTTGGCCTGCGTGGCGGTGCCGGCATCCGCGAGCTTCGTCGCAGATTCCGTATCGCTCGTGGCCGGCGCGGACGCGGGAGCTTGCGCGACCGTCGTCGTGGTGGAATGCGTCGTCGTGTCCGGCGTGTTCTTCAGATGGTGGTCGATGGCGACTGCGCCGCCGAGCACGCTGGCCGTGATGAGGGTGAATGCAAAGCCGAAATGCGTCATGGCGTCCTCCTGATTGTTCGGATGTACAGGTGCGACCGGCGCGATCGGCACCGGGTTGCACCCCTTCCGCAAGAATCAGAGTCGGCCTACACGCCGCTTCCGTAACGCTTACCGTGCGCGAGTTAGCGCTGGAACCCCTTGTCCTTCGTGATCATCGAGAGGTCCGTCATCTCGAGGCCGGTATGGTCGGTGGGCGAATAGCCGATCACGAGGTCACCCAGGTCGAAGGCCTTCATCGAGTCCAACGCCGTCACAAGCGAGGCACGTGTGGGTGACGATCCTGCACCGCGCAGGCCCTGCACCAGCACCTTCGCGGCCGCGTAGCCCTCCATCATCCCGGGCGTG includes the following:
- a CDS encoding MFS transporter, which translates into the protein MLRTTFRSLSGFNYRLWAAGALVSNVGTWMQRTAQDWIVYTELTRHDATAVGFAMALQFGPSLFLLPFTGYIADHFDRRRVLLVTQALQATLALGLGVLTLSGHIELWHVYLFALMLGCVTAFDAPVRQTFVADLVSDANLSNAVALNSTSYQLARMLGPALAGLLIAAIGTGWLFILNFATFGAVIGSLVAMRVAELHRLERAERKPGSVGEGFRYVLGRADLMAVMSMLFLVATFVMNFAVYVSTMAVTVFGTGSGGFGLLSSMLAIGSVTGALASARREKPRAILLVASGFFMAVLFTVAALMPTYLSFGIALMALGWSLQTFMTTANSTVQLSTDPAMRGRVMAIYMSIVNGCTLFGAPFVGWVANRHGARWSLMVGATAGLLAAVVGIRYLVRHRGLHVKREGLRLRFLLADAEVPKA
- a CDS encoding alpha/beta fold hydrolase, with amino-acid sequence MHVTSKDGTRIAYDKVGTGPTLIVVNGALATRAGGAELAQLLAPNFTVYSYDRRGRGDSGDNKPYSVKREIEDLEAVIDAAGGSALVYGKSSGAALALEATSSLGGKVKKLAIYEAPYSEAEGAAREWRAFRSSLDATLAAGRRADAVAQFMKFVGAPDEAIAKMKASPAWPQMEAMAPTLAYDNAVLGDDRAVPVARAAKIKAVTLVMDGSASQEAMPFMRPTADKIAKAIPKAQRRTVEGQAHDVSAKALAPILARFFGEGG
- a CDS encoding transposase, with the translated sequence MTDPGSPPERPARRRPQRRFSLGEKIAIVRESNAPGMSAAHVARLHGIAVNVLYYWRKAYGEVAQTDLTTFASRGTMVKEIEDLQLQVRNLERLLGKRTLEVALLRERLGKFDDEAES
- a CDS encoding TonB-dependent receptor plug domain-containing protein yields the protein MGAGAATTLLAVPAYAQQTQKIEKIEVTGSNIKRIEGESALPVTVISRDDIQKSGVTTAAELLDKVSATNAGGYNISKGVGDSGTPGLSAVSLRGLGNTNTLILLNGRRLSNYAFNSAGGGTVNLNQIPLAAVERVEVLKDGASAIYGTDAIGGVINFILRKDYTGIELDAYGTMTEQGGGNTRRYSGTVGFGDINKDRFNVLASLGYQKDTPLKASQRPQFAGTAIRPDLGFAQTSGNVFPANFTIAGVGTYNLTARNGCIPAAGSYNVNAATGAPTPNGNTCRYDFTSVLDIFPPSERKSAFVRGAWQFANDHQAFVEYMYSENEVTFASSETPINDFLGNGAMLYPVGGRYYPAPFVAGNGTTVTPTGALSLAWRGKQNGLRTNRAESKEDRLVAGLQGVLFGWDYNTAYTSATSKVTDNYIDGWMSEIRTRQVIATGNVDVFSGNPQDAAGQALLDSAKILQQVRNAESKTTGFDGKISKDLFEMASGPFSLAVGFDFRKEEIDDHPADVLSSGDVLGGGGNQPAWSTDRDVTALFAEVNIPLMKNLELTGAIRYDDYSDFGSTTNPKVGLRWTPLKNTLVRATYSTGFRAPTLADIHLPRFFSNTADVHSDPLRCANSVPRGNYVNEGLECDAQFQNQLGGNSALTPEKSKQWTIGVIYEPTANSSVGADFFSIHRRNSLGAVSDTRLFDVLGAQDPLNAGGRFVRGNRLADGSCSTDQPGLPTPANVPCGINYVVQVQENLGKYTVTGVDLSGSLRFPAQSWGQVSLRGEGTYIYRYRYQYAIDGEYIDNVGSFQGENGAVPRWRHYITANWRSGPWGATVGQQFVLGYKDNSGDRRVGSYEVWDVQGTWDGWRGLGVVLGVRNVLDRDPPASDQGQTFQVGYDPQIADAHGRTYYLGLKYKFR
- a CDS encoding GNAT family N-acetyltransferase, with amino-acid sequence MEPAQAPRWITGPAPGLVGELVRLHGTHYVGGLGWSPVFEALCAEQLGEIARHFGARDDVTAFSAWAGDEFLAGLVMDARPAERPGARLRFLIASDAARGHGLGHALLERAIAWSECRGDPAVWLTTVAGLEASSHLYRKFGFRILEERIDRTWGDEHREQLWELRFRDLRVRQEEPQA
- a CDS encoding TonB-dependent receptor, producing the protein MLAFPCSLAIGVAGHASAQQTPPPPKAEGEKVEKQDRITVTATKRETSLQDVPFSINAQTEEDIRRSGSQTLEDLSRNIAGVAIQNLGPGQSQVSIRGVSSGQIVRDQPGVKEQVGVYLDETAISMSLFTPDLDLFDLNRVETLRGPQGTLYGSGNIGGTIRYITNEARLRVNEGVVEVNANTISGGSAGGSVKGALNVPMGDAAAMRIVGFATRFGGWADALGPASGKDVNEGDRVGGRLSFTFQPSRDVTIQPRIVYQKSTYDGFNRQENYNLYANPYTTTVPPTTFGEDQQYLLQREKFEDKTTIADLVAKVGFGSFDLTSVTTYTDRDVLVSRDASALTGSVSVDLGFPTAGVLLPSRLNDTTDFKGFTQELRLSSKAPGPFQWLVGAFYADADRKYAQRLPTPGYDTATDATLGAGTSAGVANGFPANSPYNADIIYNLKQAALFGEFSYDLTSQLTGTAGLRYYDYKEERTFRSGGLFANGDNQSDETKSDGFNPRFLLAYRMAPGVTWNAQASKGFRLGGVNDPLNIPLCTAQDRAIFGGYQRFEDESLWNYEVGVKMQKPGMTFNAAVFHTQMENLQVTLDAGSCSSRVVFNVPKAHTTGVEAELVFRPNDSWEVGFAGSAVNAEFDSTVTDGTGAVIGGIREGNRLPSVPKVQFTASLTYNFNLAGRESYVTASYQYIGSRFTQPSDQENNPRTFVHGLPFLGAPATASTTLDLELPKYNLVNLSAGMEFSRGFSAIVYVNNLTDERALLSFDRERGGRARLGYTTNQPRTVGVTLRKSF
- a CDS encoding ArsR family transcriptional regulator — its product is MTETLQCLKKHGQRLDLEIAKEMRVPLATVRAHLTALADRREAVVCKTIQFENGRPFEAWQGRVSGYVPPPTPGRKPKSKA